Proteins from a single region of Pungitius pungitius chromosome 4, fPunPun2.1, whole genome shotgun sequence:
- the LOC119195188 gene encoding UDP-glucuronosyltransferase 2A2-like isoform X2 produces the protein MILHVITQTQQQLLIKIIYQKLCDKYLGPGNDYNHLVLNADIWLMRVDFVFEFPRPTMPNVVYMGGFQCKPAEPLPEHLEEFVQSSAEHGVIIMSLGAFVSELSADISNEMAAAFAKLPQKVIWRHKGVRPATLGNNTLLVDWMPQKDLLGHPKIKLFVAHGGTNGVQEAIYHGVPVVGLPLFFDQYDNLLRLQERGAAKLLTITTVDKDNNFLNAIEEVLKDPSYRMNMQRLSRLHRDQPMKPLDTALFWIEFVMRHKGAAHLRTESYRMPWYSYHSVDVFLFLAGTGLLVLLTIFLLIRCLCTAMCKRKMKRD, from the coding sequence aacacaacaacaactgctgatTAAGATAATATACCAGAAGTTATGTGACAAATATCTTGGGCCAGGTAATGACTACAACCATTTAGTGCTTAATGCAGATATCTGGCTGATGAGAGTGGACTTTGTGTTTGAGTTCCCTCGGCCCACCATGCCTAATGTTGTCTACATGGGAGGCTTCCAGTGTAAACCTGCAGAACCTCTTCCTGAACACCTGGAGGAGTTTGTGCAGAGTTCTGCAGAGCACGGTGTCATCATCATGTCTCTGGGGGCTTTTGTGAGCGAGCTTTCTGCTGATATATCAAATGAGATGGCTGCAGCTTTCGCTAAATTACCTCAGAAAGTCATCTGGAGGCACAAAGGGGTCAGACCGGCCACTCTGGGGAACAACACCCTGCTTGTGGACTGGATGCCACAGAAAGACCTTTTAGGACACCCCAAGATAAAACTGTTTGTGGCTCACGGAGGAACCAACGGAGTTCAAGAAGCTATTTATCACGGAGTCCCAGTAGTAGGTCTGCCTCTGTTTTTCGACCAATACGACAACCTTCTGCGCCTGCAAGAAAGAGGGGCGGCTAAGCTTTTGACGATTACAACtgtggacaaagacaacaacttcCTGAACGCCATAGAGGAGGTGTTGAAGGATCCCTCCTACAGGATGAACATGCAGAGGCTCTCCAGGCTGCACAGAGATCAGCCCATGAAGCCGCTGGATACCGCCCTCTTCTGGATAGAGTTTGTCATGAGGCACAAAGGTGCAGCTCACCTGAGAACAGAGTCCTACAGGATGCCCTGGTACTCCTACCACTCTgtggatgtgtttttgttcttggcTGGAACTGGGCTGCTTGTGCTTCTAACTATTTTCCTTTTAATCAGGTGTTTATGCACTGCAATGTGTAAACGTAAGATGAAACGTGACTGA
- the LOC119195203 gene encoding UDP-glucuronosyltransferase 2A3-like, whose translation MFLYLASIISLLAGIIPAACGGKVLVFPLDGSHWVNMNVIIEELHSRGHQVSVVRWSDSWYIKETSPFYSSITLDSESGFDEDFLSTFVAQLLKIQRKGKSVWTRFKLEMEQAQKALELHEKTRKMLELLFENKELIQSLRDANYDLVLADPALPGGVILAHYLRLPLVFNVRWTSQGEGHFSIAPSPLSYVPMTGTELSDKMSFLQRLLNVIIFGFTEFQIARYVIPNYAGLIDKYLGPEMDFKSLFQAADLWLMRVDFVFEFPRPTMPNVIYMGGFQCKPAKPLPEHLEEFVESSGEHGVIIMSLGTLIGELPHDLANEIAAAFARLSQKVIWRYKGNKPATLGNNTLIVDWMPQNDLLGHPKVALFVAHGGTNGVQEAIYHGVPIVGLPLIFDQRDNLLRIEVRGAGKVIDIFSMTEETFFQGIQEVLKEPSYRMNMQRLSRLHRDQPMKPLDTALFWMEFVMRHKGAAHLRTESYRMPWYSYHSVDVFLFLAGTGLLVLLTIFLLIRCLCTAMCKRKMKRD comes from the coding sequence ATGTTTTTGTATCTGGCCTCCATCATCTCTCTTTTGGCTGGCATCATTCCAGCTGCTTGCGGCGGGAAGGTCCTTGTTTTTCCGTTGGACGGAAGCCACTGGGTGAACATGAACGTCATCATCGAGGAACTGCACTCAAGGGGCCACCAGGTTTCTGTGGTGCGATGGTCAGACAGTTGGTACATCAAGGAAACCTCACCTTTCTATTCTTCAATCACGCTCGATTCGGAGTCTGGATTTGATGAAGACTTTTTAAGTACTTTTGTGGCCCAGTTGCTGAAAATCCAGAGGAAGGGGAAGTCTGTGTGGACACGTTTTAAACTGGAAATGGAACAAGCACAAAAGGCGCTTGAGCTGCATGAGAAAACACGTAAAATGCTTGAGCtgctttttgaaaacaaagaacTCATTCAGTCGCTGCGAGATGCAAATTATGACCTGGTGCTTGCAGACCCTGCTCTACCAGGTGGGGTCATTCTGGCCCATTACCTCAGGCTGCCTCTTGTTTTCAATGTCAGGTGGACTAGTCAAGGTGAAGGCCATTTTTCAatcgctccttctcctctgtcttATGTTCCAATGACAGGGACCGAGCTTTCAGATAAGATGAGCTTTCTCCAGAGACTTcttaatgttattatttttggtTTCACAGAATTTCAAATTGCACGTTATGTTATACCAAATTATGCCGGCTTGATTGATAAATACTTGGGTCCAGAGATGGACTTCAAATCCCTGTTTCAAGCAGCAGACCTGTGGCTGATGAGAGTGGACTTTGTGTTTGAGTTCCCTCGGCCCACCATGCCTAATGTTATCTACATGGGAGGCTTCCAGTGTAAACCAGCAAAGCCTCTTCCTGAACACTTGGAGGAGTTTGTGGAGAGTTCTGGAGAGCACGGGGTCATCATCATGTCTCTGGGGACTTTGATTGGCGAGCTTCCCCATGACCTAGCCAATGAGATTGCTGCAGCTTTCGCCAGATTATCGCAGAAAGTCATCTGGAGATATAAAGGCAACAAGCCGGCCACTCTGGGCAACAACACTTTAATAGTAGACTGGATGCCACAGAATGACCTTTTAGGACATCCAAAGGTGGCACTGTTTGTGGCTCATGGTGGAACAAACGGCGTTCAAGAAGCCATCTACCACGGTGTTCCTATCGTAGGCCTTCCCCTCATTTTTGATCAGCGCGATAATCTGTTAAGAATTGAAGTAAGAGGAGCAGGGAAGGTAATAGATATTTTTAGCATGACTGAGGAAACCTTCTTTCAGGGTATTCAGGAGGTGTTGAAGGAGCCCTCCTACAGGATGAACATGCAGAGGCTCTCCAGGCTGCACAGAGATCAGCCCATGAAGCCGCTGGATACCGCCCTCTTTTGGATGGAGTTTGTCATGAGGCACAAAGGTGCAGCTCACCTGAGAACAGAGTCCTACAGGATGCCCTGGTACTCCTACCACTCTgtggatgtgtttttgttcttggcTGGAACTGGGCTGCTCGTGCTTCTAACTATTTTCCTTTTAATCAGGTGTTTATGCACTGCAATGTGTAAACGTAAGATGAAACGTGACTGA
- the LOC119195166 gene encoding UDP-glucuronosyltransferase 2A1-like isoform X1: MCSLNTALFTEDFCMMYVSLASIISLLAGIIPAACGGKVLVFPHDGSHWVNMKVLVDELHSRGHAVTVIRAADSWYISETSPHYSTVTVDVAGGADEAFFRLFVSQVIKIKRSKSSAWARFALDMELKDKFFELHKKICEVVTYMLENKELMKSFRDSKFDAVLTDPANGGGVMLAHYLGLPLMFNARWTVHGEAHFGIAPSPLSYVPLPPSELTDQMTFFERVKNVVFYTMRMHLYKQIVAPHYSALARRYFGPDVDYFFLFQAADLWLMRVDFVFEFPRPTMPNVVYMGGFQCKPAEPLPQHFEEFVQSSGEHGFIIMSLGTLIGEFPSDLADEIAAAFAKLPQKVIWRYKGERPATLGNNTLLVDWMPQNDLLGHQNIKLFVSHGGTNGIYEAIYHGVPMVGIPIVFDQADNLSRLRAKGVAEVMDVSQLNTKNFLNAMQEVLKDPSYRMNMQRLSRLHRDQPMKPLDTALFWMEFVMRHKGAAHLRTESYRMPWYSYHSVDVMLFLLTIAVVALLLVAALLWSCFRLCCKRKVKLD; encoded by the exons ATGTGTTCGCTGAAT ACGGCGCTGTTTACTGAAGATTTCTGCATGATGTATGTGTCTCTGGCCTCCATCATCTCTCTTTTGGCTGGCATCATTCCAGCTGCCTGCGGTGGGAAGGTTCTGGTATTCCCACATGATGGCAGCCACTGGGTGAACATGAAGGTACTTGTTGATGAGCTGCATTCAAGAGGGCATGCGGTGACTGTCATTCGAGCGGCAGACAGCTGGTACATCAGTGAGACCTCGCCTCATTACAGCACCGTCACGGTGGATGTTGCCGGTGGTGCAGATGAGGCCTTTTTTCGCCTCTTTGTCTCTCAAGTTATTAAGATCAAACGAAGCAAGTCGTCAGCGTGGGCCCGTTTTGCTTTGGACATGGAGCTAAAGGACAAGTTCTTTGAATTACACAAGAAAATCTGCGAAGTGGTCACGTACATGTTGGAAAACAAAGAGTTGATGAAGTCCTTTCGAGATTCCAAGTTTGATGCTGTTTTGACGGATCCCGCCAACGGAGGAGGAGTAATGCTGGCTCACTATCTTGGGCTGCCGTTAATGTTTAATGCTCGATGGACTGTTCACGGTGAAGCCCATTTTGGTATTGCACCCTCTCCCCTTTCCTACGTACCACTTCCACCGTCAGAATTAACGGATCAAATGACTTTCTTTGAGAGggtgaaaaatgttgttttttacaccATGAGGATGCATCTGTACAAGCAGATAGTGGCACCACATTATTCTGCATTGGCCAGGCGCTACTTTGGTCCAGATGTAGACTACTTCTTCTTGTTTCAAGCAGCAGACCTGTGGCTGATGAGAGTGGACTTTGTGTTTGAGTTCCCTCGGCCCACCATGCCTAATGTTGTCTACATGGGAGGCTTCCAGTGTAAACCTGCAGAACCTCTTCCTCAACACTTTGAGGAGTTTGTACAGAGTTCTGGAGAGCACGGATTCATTATCATGTCACTTGGGACTTTGATTGGAGAATTTCCCAGTGACCTAGCTGATGAAATAGCTGCAGCTTTTGCTAAATTACCGCAGAAGGTAATCTGGAGGTATAAAGGGGAACGACCGGCCACTCTGGGCAACAACACTTTACTTGTCGACTGGATGCCACAGAATGACCTCCTGGGacatcaaaatataaaattatttGTAAGTCACGGAGGAACAAATGGAATATATGAGGCCATATATCACGGAGTACCAATGGTAGGCATTCCCATTGTTTTCGATCAAGCCGACAACCTTTCTAGACTCAGAGCAAAGGGCGTTGCAGAAGTTATGGATGTTTCTCAATTGAACACCAAAAACTTCCTGAATGCAAtgcaggaggtgttgaaggATCCCTCCTACAGGATGAACATGCAGAGGCTCTCCAGGCTGCACAGAGATCAGCCCATGAAGCCGCTGGATACCGCCCTCTTCTGGATGGAGTTTGTCATGAGGCACAAAGGTGCAGCTCACCTGAGAACAGAGTCCTACAGGATGCCCTGGTACTCCTACCACTCTGTGGATGTGATGCTATTTTTATTGACAATCGCAGTGGTTGCTTTGTTATTGGTTGCCGCGTTACTGTGGTCATGCTTTAGATTGTGTtgcaaaagaaaagtaaaattgGACTAA
- the LOC119195166 gene encoding UDP-glucuronosyltransferase 2A1-like isoform X2, which produces MMYVSLASIISLLAGIIPAACGGKVLVFPHDGSHWVNMKVLVDELHSRGHAVTVIRAADSWYISETSPHYSTVTVDVAGGADEAFFRLFVSQVIKIKRSKSSAWARFALDMELKDKFFELHKKICEVVTYMLENKELMKSFRDSKFDAVLTDPANGGGVMLAHYLGLPLMFNARWTVHGEAHFGIAPSPLSYVPLPPSELTDQMTFFERVKNVVFYTMRMHLYKQIVAPHYSALARRYFGPDVDYFFLFQAADLWLMRVDFVFEFPRPTMPNVVYMGGFQCKPAEPLPQHFEEFVQSSGEHGFIIMSLGTLIGEFPSDLADEIAAAFAKLPQKVIWRYKGERPATLGNNTLLVDWMPQNDLLGHQNIKLFVSHGGTNGIYEAIYHGVPMVGIPIVFDQADNLSRLRAKGVAEVMDVSQLNTKNFLNAMQEVLKDPSYRMNMQRLSRLHRDQPMKPLDTALFWMEFVMRHKGAAHLRTESYRMPWYSYHSVDVMLFLLTIAVVALLLVAALLWSCFRLCCKRKVKLD; this is translated from the coding sequence ATGATGTATGTGTCTCTGGCCTCCATCATCTCTCTTTTGGCTGGCATCATTCCAGCTGCCTGCGGTGGGAAGGTTCTGGTATTCCCACATGATGGCAGCCACTGGGTGAACATGAAGGTACTTGTTGATGAGCTGCATTCAAGAGGGCATGCGGTGACTGTCATTCGAGCGGCAGACAGCTGGTACATCAGTGAGACCTCGCCTCATTACAGCACCGTCACGGTGGATGTTGCCGGTGGTGCAGATGAGGCCTTTTTTCGCCTCTTTGTCTCTCAAGTTATTAAGATCAAACGAAGCAAGTCGTCAGCGTGGGCCCGTTTTGCTTTGGACATGGAGCTAAAGGACAAGTTCTTTGAATTACACAAGAAAATCTGCGAAGTGGTCACGTACATGTTGGAAAACAAAGAGTTGATGAAGTCCTTTCGAGATTCCAAGTTTGATGCTGTTTTGACGGATCCCGCCAACGGAGGAGGAGTAATGCTGGCTCACTATCTTGGGCTGCCGTTAATGTTTAATGCTCGATGGACTGTTCACGGTGAAGCCCATTTTGGTATTGCACCCTCTCCCCTTTCCTACGTACCACTTCCACCGTCAGAATTAACGGATCAAATGACTTTCTTTGAGAGggtgaaaaatgttgttttttacaccATGAGGATGCATCTGTACAAGCAGATAGTGGCACCACATTATTCTGCATTGGCCAGGCGCTACTTTGGTCCAGATGTAGACTACTTCTTCTTGTTTCAAGCAGCAGACCTGTGGCTGATGAGAGTGGACTTTGTGTTTGAGTTCCCTCGGCCCACCATGCCTAATGTTGTCTACATGGGAGGCTTCCAGTGTAAACCTGCAGAACCTCTTCCTCAACACTTTGAGGAGTTTGTACAGAGTTCTGGAGAGCACGGATTCATTATCATGTCACTTGGGACTTTGATTGGAGAATTTCCCAGTGACCTAGCTGATGAAATAGCTGCAGCTTTTGCTAAATTACCGCAGAAGGTAATCTGGAGGTATAAAGGGGAACGACCGGCCACTCTGGGCAACAACACTTTACTTGTCGACTGGATGCCACAGAATGACCTCCTGGGacatcaaaatataaaattatttGTAAGTCACGGAGGAACAAATGGAATATATGAGGCCATATATCACGGAGTACCAATGGTAGGCATTCCCATTGTTTTCGATCAAGCCGACAACCTTTCTAGACTCAGAGCAAAGGGCGTTGCAGAAGTTATGGATGTTTCTCAATTGAACACCAAAAACTTCCTGAATGCAAtgcaggaggtgttgaaggATCCCTCCTACAGGATGAACATGCAGAGGCTCTCCAGGCTGCACAGAGATCAGCCCATGAAGCCGCTGGATACCGCCCTCTTCTGGATGGAGTTTGTCATGAGGCACAAAGGTGCAGCTCACCTGAGAACAGAGTCCTACAGGATGCCCTGGTACTCCTACCACTCTGTGGATGTGATGCTATTTTTATTGACAATCGCAGTGGTTGCTTTGTTATTGGTTGCCGCGTTACTGTGGTCATGCTTTAGATTGTGTtgcaaaagaaaagtaaaattgGACTAA
- the LOC119195859 gene encoding UDP-glucuronosyltransferase 2A2-like, with the protein MSLGTLIGEFPSDVADEICAAFANLPQKVIWRYKGHRPATLGNNTLHKSIKHLVRHRGTNAIYEAIYHGVPMVGIPIVFDQADNLSRLRAKGVAEVMNVSELNTKNSLNVMQEVLKEPSYRMNMQRLSRLHRDQPMKPLDTALFWMEFVMRHKGAAHLRTESYRMPWYSYHSVDVMLFLLTIAVVALLLVAALLWSCFRLCCKRKVKLD; encoded by the coding sequence ATGTCACTTGGGACTTTGATTGGAGAGTTTCCCAGTGACGTAGCTGATGAGATATGTGCAGCTTTTGCTAATTTACCGCAGAAGGTAATCTGGAGGTATAAAGGGCACCGACCGGCCACTCTGGGCAACAACACTTTACATAAAAGTATAAAACATCTTGTAAGACACAGAGGAACAAATGCAATATATGAGGCCATATATCATGGAGTACCAATGGTAGGCATTCCCATTGTTTTTGATCAAGCCGACAACCTTTCTAGACTCAGAGCAAAGGGTGTTGCAGAGGTTATGAATGTTTCTGAATTGAACACCAAAAACTCCCTGAATGTAAtgcaggaggtgttgaaggAGCCCTCCTACAGGATGAACATGCAGAGGCTCTCCAGGCTGCACAGAGATCAGCCCATGAAGCCGCTGGATACCGCCCTCTTCTGGATGGAGTTTGTCATGAGGCACAAAGGTGCAGCTCACCTGAGAACAGAGTCCTACAGGATGCCCTGGTACTCCTACCACTCTGTGGATGTGATGCTATTTTTATTGACAATCGCAGTGGTTGCTTTGTTATTGGTTGCTGCGTTACTGTGGTCATGCTTTAGATTGTGttgtaaaagaaaagtaaaattgGATTAA